The genomic interval GAGACTGGTGCGTCGATGAGAGCTTCACAGGTTGTATACGATCGTGCTGATAGTGCGATTTCTGAGGCGGAGATCAGCGAATTTGATTTTGATAAAATATTTGAAGGTGCAGACTGGTTCCATACGACTGGCATTACTCCTGCGCTGAGCGACAAGGCGGCTGCGTTGACGGAAGCTGCTTTAAAAGCTGCAAAAGCGAAAGGGATTACAACAAGTATTGATTTAAATTATCGCAAAAAATTGTGGAGCAAAGAAAAAGCGAGGGAAGTAATGACCCGTCTTTGTCAATATGTTGATGTTTGTATCGGAAATGAAGAGGATGCTCATGACTCATTGGGTTTTGTAAGCGAAGGCACAGATGTAACGAAAGGCGAACTGAACCTCGATGGCTTTAAAGATGTGTGCCGGCAGATGGTTGAGAAATTTAATTTTAAATATGTTGCTTCCTCCCTACGTGAGAGTCACAGTGCCTCGGATAATGGCTGGTCGGCTTTGGTATATGATGGTAAGGAGTTTTATCACACGAAAAAGTATGAAATACGAATTGTTGATCGCGTAGGCGGAGGGGATTCTTTTGCCAGCGGGTTAATTTATGGTTTGATGACAGATAAATCTTTGCAAGATGCAGCGGAGTTTGCTGTGGCCGCCTCAGCTTTGAAACATACGATCCCTGGTGATATGAATCATGCCACACTATCAGATGTGGAAACTTTATTAAAAGGAGACGGGTCGGGGCGTGTTCAGCGCTAGCGAACACAGTCGCCAGATTAGAAATGAGATATATTTTAGTATCAATTCTTTTATGCAGGGTCTTTGTGGGTTTTTCACAAGACCCTGTTTTGCTTCATAAAGATTCGGCTGCCTTTCAATTGAACTATCGAGTTGAAGCTGCCGGGGATTGGGATCTGCTTTTTAAGCGGAATCACGGCTGGTTTGGTGGTGACGGAATTTACAGCATTCCGATGAATGGAATTGAGACGCAGGGACGTGAAGAAGAAATTAAAACCCTCTTCATATTTAGCGATACCATGTTTGGAGATATCAGAGAGGGAGAATTGCAGCCTGGATCGAAAATGGTGAATAACTCAGTGGCAATCTTGACGGGAAGACAGCCCCGGAATACCAATATGCTGTTTTACGGAGATGATCAGCCAGTCGATTCGACAAGCACGCTGTTTGCGCCGAAAACAGTTCAATCTAAGGAAGGAGAATACTATTGGCTGGGCGATGGTTTCGTAAATCAGGCGCTCGACTTTACTACGTATATTTTTGGCTACCGTATACGAAATACCGGTGCAAAGGTATTTGGTTTTGAAGAAGTAGGCAATACCTTGATTGCTATTCCAAAGGGTAGTGCGCCCCCATTTAGTGACTATCGGCAATTTGATACCCCTTTATATGTCAGTAAGGATGATAATCAGCAAAAGGGATCCTTTGGGGCCGGCATCTTAGTCAATACCGAATTAGCTGGTGTCCCTAATCCTGATGGATTTATTTATGTCTATGGCGTTATGGGATCTGAAAAGAAAGTCTTGGTTGCACGTGTGCGTCCAGAAGATTTTGAAGCCTTCGAGCAATGGAGGTATTGGGACGGAACAAAATGGGATGCTGATATAAACGGTGCTACTGAGATTGTCGACAGCGCTTCGAACGAGCTTAGTGTCAGTCCGCTTGATGATGGCCGTTACGTCATGGTTTTTCAGAAGGATGGCATTGGCTCTTCCGTTGGGCTGCGTGTAGGGCTTAGTCCGGTGGGGCCATTCGGTCCCATTCATGAGATCTGGCAATGCCCTGAGCCCGCAGCAAATAAAAATTATTTTGTATATAACGCAAAGGCTCATCCGCATTTATCGGAAAAAGGAGAGCTTCTTATCAGCTATAATGTAAATTCATTTGACTTTTTAAAGGACCTGAATTTAGATCCACAGCTATATCGACCTCGTTTTATTCGTATTAAATTTGATCAGTGATTTAATTTTTTTTCAAAAGCATTC from Pedobacter indicus carries:
- a CDS encoding sugar kinase, producing MSKKAVTLGEIMLRLSTPGFKRFVQSDSFDVTYGGGEANVAASLCNYGLNGVFVTRVPDNPIGQSAINHLRRYGVDTQFIAKGGKRLGIYFLETGASMRASQVVYDRADSAISEAEISEFDFDKIFEGADWFHTTGITPALSDKAAALTEAALKAAKAKGITTSIDLNYRKKLWSKEKAREVMTRLCQYVDVCIGNEEDAHDSLGFVSEGTDVTKGELNLDGFKDVCRQMVEKFNFKYVASSLRESHSASDNGWSALVYDGKEFYHTKKYEIRIVDRVGGGDSFASGLIYGLMTDKSLQDAAEFAVAASALKHTIPGDMNHATLSDVETLLKGDGSGRVQR
- a CDS encoding DUF4185 domain-containing protein — protein: MRYILVSILLCRVFVGFSQDPVLLHKDSAAFQLNYRVEAAGDWDLLFKRNHGWFGGDGIYSIPMNGIETQGREEEIKTLFIFSDTMFGDIREGELQPGSKMVNNSVAILTGRQPRNTNMLFYGDDQPVDSTSTLFAPKTVQSKEGEYYWLGDGFVNQALDFTTYIFGYRIRNTGAKVFGFEEVGNTLIAIPKGSAPPFSDYRQFDTPLYVSKDDNQQKGSFGAGILVNTELAGVPNPDGFIYVYGVMGSEKKVLVARVRPEDFEAFEQWRYWDGTKWDADINGATEIVDSASNELSVSPLDDGRYVMVFQKDGIGSSVGLRVGLSPVGPFGPIHEIWQCPEPAANKNYFVYNAKAHPHLSEKGELLISYNVNSFDFLKDLNLDPQLYRPRFIRIKFDQ